From Triticum aestivum cultivar Chinese Spring chromosome 4A, IWGSC CS RefSeq v2.1, whole genome shotgun sequence, a single genomic window includes:
- the LOC123082071 gene encoding probable calcium-binding protein CML25/26, which translates to MNSHSTMVVPSVFAAFDKDGDRKVSVSELRCCMAASLGEDISEEEVAVVLAAADADGDGLLNQEEFSRLAAGAHEEDDVRRRCLREAFGMYASSSTEDTTTTMITPASLRRTLSRLGSHELGVEECRAMICRFDLDGDGKLSFDEFRVMMMA; encoded by the coding sequence ATGAACAGTCACTCGACCATGGTGGTACCGTCGGTGTTCGCCGCCTTCGACAAGGACGGCGACCGCAAGGTGTCCGTGTCCGAGCTGCGCTGCTGCATGGCGGCGTCCTTGGGCGAGGACATatccgaggaggaggtggccgtggTCCTCGCGGCGGCGGATGCCGACGGTGACGGGCTGCTAAACCAAGAAGAGTTCTCGAGGCTAGCCGCCGGTGCCCATGAAGAGGACGACGTGAGGCGAAGATGCCTGAGGGAGGCGTTCGGGATGTACGCGTCGTCCTCCACGGAAGACACGACAACGACGATGATTACGCCAGCGAGCCTGAGGCGGACCCTGAGCAGACTGGGGTCGCACGAGCTGGGCGTGGAGGAGTGCAGGGCAATGATCTGCAGGTTCGACCTCGATGGCGACGGCAAACTCTCGTTCGACGAGTTCCGGGTCATGATGATGGCCTGA